Proteins co-encoded in one Paenibacillus sp. genomic window:
- a CDS encoding 2-keto-4-pentenoate hydratase, translated as MTNKTVQYAEHLERAVAEGKGVQPLTALDPELTIEEAYQVQLATIRKKTAAGAKVVGKKIGLTSLAMQQLLKVDQPDYGHLLDDMVVENGGAISFSRVLQPKVEAEIAFVLKRDLIGPRVTALEVLLATDYVLPALEIVDSRVADWKIKLQDTVADNASSGLFVLGGKPVRPDALDLPLVGMALYKNGELMNTGVGAAALGDPAACVAWLANKLFEFGITLKAGEVILSGALSAAVNAEPGDTFRARLAHLGEVSVRFEG; from the coding sequence TTGACGAACAAGACGGTTCAATATGCGGAGCATTTGGAGCGCGCGGTGGCGGAGGGGAAAGGCGTCCAGCCGCTTACCGCGCTGGATCCGGAACTGACCATCGAGGAAGCGTATCAAGTCCAGCTGGCGACGATCAGGAAAAAGACGGCGGCGGGCGCGAAGGTGGTCGGCAAGAAGATCGGTTTGACTTCCTTGGCGATGCAGCAGCTCTTGAAGGTGGATCAGCCGGATTACGGCCATTTGTTAGACGACATGGTCGTGGAGAACGGCGGCGCGATCTCGTTCTCCCGCGTGCTGCAACCGAAGGTGGAGGCGGAAATTGCCTTCGTCCTGAAGCGGGATTTGATCGGGCCGCGCGTAACGGCGCTGGAAGTACTACTCGCGACCGATTATGTGCTTCCCGCGCTCGAGATCGTCGACAGCCGGGTAGCGGATTGGAAAATCAAGTTGCAGGATACGGTAGCCGACAACGCCTCCTCCGGATTGTTCGTGTTAGGCGGGAAGCCGGTAAGGCCGGACGCGCTGGACCTGCCGCTGGTCGGCATGGCGCTGTATAAGAACGGCGAACTGATGAACACCGGCGTCGGCGCCGCGGCGCTCGGCGATCCGGCGGCTTGCGTGGCGTGGCTTGCGAATAAGCTGTTCGAATTCGGAATTACGCTGAAGGCCGGCGAAGTGATCCTCTCCGGCGCTCTCTCCGCCGCCGTTAACGCGGAGCCGGGCGATACGTTCCGAGCGAGACTCGCGCACTTGGGCGAAGTCAGCGTTCGCTTCGAGGGATAA
- a CDS encoding cyclase family protein: protein MTRTSPRLIDLSVAIGRDVQDPLPFSIRYESHEEGVVIGAKLFGVEQEAFPEGKGLAGEFLELTTHAGTHVDAPWHYWPTTEGKPARTIDELPLDWFYSDGVVLDFTDKPPGYEISSKDVKEKLASIGYVLRPYDIVMIRTDCDKKLYDPDYAQSHPGVSAEATLWLIDQGIKVMGIDAWGWDIPLKYQAEDYKRNPRDGVLWAAHFAGKEKEYCQIEKLANLDRLPPTGFKVSVFPVKIHRASAGWARAVAIMD from the coding sequence GTGACGCGAACAAGTCCGAGATTGATTGATTTAAGTGTTGCAATCGGAAGAGACGTACAAGACCCGCTTCCTTTCTCTATCCGATACGAAAGCCATGAAGAAGGGGTCGTCATAGGAGCTAAGCTGTTTGGCGTTGAACAGGAAGCGTTTCCCGAGGGAAAAGGTCTTGCCGGCGAGTTTTTAGAGCTGACCACGCACGCAGGGACCCATGTGGATGCTCCTTGGCATTATTGGCCCACGACGGAAGGAAAACCGGCTCGCACGATCGATGAACTGCCGCTTGACTGGTTTTACAGCGACGGGGTCGTCCTTGATTTTACGGACAAACCGCCGGGTTATGAAATTTCGTCTAAGGATGTGAAGGAAAAACTCGCCTCGATCGGGTATGTGCTCCGGCCTTACGATATCGTCATGATTCGAACGGACTGCGACAAGAAACTTTACGACCCGGATTACGCTCAGTCCCACCCCGGCGTATCAGCGGAGGCAACGCTCTGGCTGATCGATCAAGGGATTAAAGTCATGGGCATCGATGCATGGGGGTGGGATATTCCATTGAAATACCAAGCGGAAGATTATAAACGAAACCCGAGAGACGGCGTCCTGTGGGCGGCCCATTTTGCCGGCAAGGAGAAGGAATACTGCCAAATCGAAAAGCTGGCGAATCTAGATCGATTGCCGCCGACCGGTTTCAAAGTGTCCGTATTTCCGGTGAAAATTCACCGGGCAAGTGCAGGTTGGGCCCGCGCCGTTGCCATCATGGATTGA
- a CDS encoding arylsulfatase — MGKEAFQGRIERTVETSIPWWSEKPDVSGKPNVVIVLLDDLGFAQLGCYGSDIATPNIDALARNGLRYNNFHTTALCTPSRAALLTGRHPHSVGMRSVLSADAGFPNARGRIAKDAALISEMLLENGYNTFAVGKWHLNTSVEHSFAGPFDNWPLGRGFEHYYGFLGGATSQWNPDLVEGNRRISKPTRAEDGYHITEDLTDKAIEYIREQKTAAPEKPFFCYLAYGAPHAPHHAPREFIEKYRGKYDKGWDKTREEWFENQKALGIIPQDAALPPRSPDVRAWDELTSDEQRLCARFQEAFAGFLEHTDYHIGRLIRYLTDIGQMDNTVFILLSDNGACSGGGDHGTFQLRADWSGAESFEEKLERIDEIGTPLANNHYPKGWAHAGNTPLRWYKSFVHAGGVRAPLIIHYPKKIRDSGGIRNQYHHVIDVMPTILELTGLRAPEVYQGVPQQPIHGVSMAYTFEQAEGASRRRTQIYEMQGNRAIYHDGWKAVSLHQPGRNFEEDRWELYHAERDFSELNDLAEEQPEKLQQLIDLWWTEAERYGFLPLEKRSMGAVIAELSAKSQSAAPVKRIFYRSESGLPIPKTPNVHNKHFAIEAEAVRTDGSEEGVLVAVGNRSGGYAFYIKDNRLVFAVNKGSKNYEYITSDEPLPAGKVTLRLEFVKTGELEGVGNLYCGYRPIGSGRLQGSFVPGMFGLFNIGKNEVSPVIPSYEIPFRFQGELKKVIYTLGAPEQDAKSMLKMELAAE; from the coding sequence GTGGGAAAAGAAGCATTCCAAGGCCGCATCGAAAGAACGGTGGAAACATCGATTCCTTGGTGGTCCGAGAAGCCTGATGTCTCCGGAAAACCGAATGTCGTCATCGTACTGCTCGACGACTTAGGGTTCGCACAACTGGGTTGCTACGGATCGGACATCGCGACACCGAACATTGACGCGTTGGCGCGGAACGGACTTCGTTATAACAATTTTCATACGACGGCATTGTGCACGCCCTCGCGCGCGGCGCTATTAACCGGGCGCCATCCGCACTCCGTCGGCATGCGCAGCGTTCTTTCCGCCGATGCCGGCTTTCCGAACGCTCGCGGTCGGATCGCTAAAGATGCGGCGCTAATCAGCGAGATGCTGTTAGAGAACGGGTATAACACATTCGCGGTGGGGAAGTGGCATCTGAATACCTCGGTGGAGCATTCGTTCGCAGGACCATTCGACAACTGGCCGCTCGGAAGAGGATTCGAGCACTACTATGGTTTTCTTGGCGGGGCAACCAGCCAGTGGAATCCGGACTTAGTCGAGGGGAACCGGCGTATTTCGAAGCCGACTCGAGCGGAAGACGGATATCATATCACGGAGGATTTGACTGACAAAGCGATAGAGTACATCCGCGAACAAAAGACGGCAGCTCCCGAGAAACCGTTCTTCTGCTATCTTGCGTACGGAGCGCCCCATGCTCCCCATCATGCGCCAAGGGAGTTTATTGAGAAATATCGAGGAAAATACGATAAGGGCTGGGACAAGACGCGCGAGGAGTGGTTCGAGAACCAAAAGGCGCTCGGCATCATTCCGCAAGATGCGGCGCTGCCGCCGCGCAGCCCCGACGTGCGTGCATGGGATGAACTGACCTCTGACGAGCAGCGCCTCTGCGCACGGTTCCAAGAAGCGTTCGCCGGTTTTCTGGAACATACGGATTATCATATCGGGCGGCTTATTCGTTACCTGACCGACATTGGACAGATGGACAACACCGTATTCATTCTGTTATCCGACAACGGCGCATGTTCCGGTGGCGGGGATCATGGAACATTTCAATTGCGGGCCGATTGGTCGGGGGCGGAATCGTTCGAAGAGAAGCTTGAGCGAATCGACGAGATCGGGACGCCGCTTGCGAATAACCATTACCCAAAAGGATGGGCCCACGCGGGCAACACCCCTTTACGTTGGTATAAATCCTTCGTTCATGCGGGCGGGGTGCGCGCCCCGCTGATTATTCATTACCCTAAGAAAATACGAGATTCGGGCGGTATTCGTAACCAGTACCATCACGTCATCGATGTTATGCCGACCATCCTGGAGTTGACAGGGCTCCGCGCCCCGGAAGTCTACCAAGGCGTCCCCCAACAACCTATTCACGGCGTCAGCATGGCATACACGTTCGAGCAGGCGGAAGGCGCATCTCGAAGACGAACGCAAATCTACGAAATGCAGGGTAATCGAGCGATTTATCACGACGGGTGGAAAGCAGTCTCATTGCATCAACCAGGTCGTAATTTCGAGGAGGATCGATGGGAACTGTACCACGCCGAACGGGATTTTTCGGAATTGAACGATTTGGCGGAGGAGCAACCGGAAAAGCTTCAGCAATTGATCGACCTATGGTGGACGGAAGCGGAAAGATACGGGTTTCTCCCGTTAGAGAAGCGGTCGATGGGCGCGGTGATAGCCGAGCTTTCTGCCAAATCGCAATCCGCAGCCCCCGTGAAACGAATCTTTTATCGCTCCGAATCGGGGTTGCCGATCCCGAAAACGCCGAATGTGCACAATAAGCATTTCGCCATAGAGGCGGAGGCGGTCCGAACGGACGGTTCCGAGGAGGGCGTACTCGTCGCTGTCGGCAACCGTTCCGGAGGGTATGCCTTCTACATTAAAGATAATCGACTCGTATTCGCAGTGAACAAAGGCTCCAAAAATTACGAATATATTACTTCTGATGAACCGCTGCCGGCGGGGAAAGTGACGTTGCGCTTGGAGTTCGTCAAGACCGGCGAATTAGAAGGCGTCGGCAACCTGTATTGCGGATATCGTCCGATCGGATCCGGCAGACTGCAAGGTTCGTTCGTACCGGGTATGTTCGGGTTATTTAACATCGGAAAAAATGAAGTATCTCCGGTAATTCCGTCCTATGAGATTCCTTTCCGATTCCAGGGGGAGCTAAAGAAAGTAATCTATACGCTGGGTGCCCCGGAGCAGGATGCCAAAAGCATGCTGAAGATGGAACTCGCCGCGGAATGA
- a CDS encoding extradiol ring-cleavage dioxygenase, whose translation MSIELALLAAHVPSLCYEERAPEFQKELVKGLHIMRERIEKAKADAIVLISCHFPTTFHHYVDATPRHSGVLTAMECPDLISDVPYDYPGDQGLADELVAAGLSANLPIIGVNDPTYIWDYGTVVPLRYLAPQQDIAVVNLSVCLAASLEETFRWGQTIRGVLENSDKRAVFVSSGALSHRLVRGRHHRPSLMEKALDDQFVEYLLTGDYATARDTLEQYSKLAGVESGGRHLAALLGVLGDGRKAEYWGYGQSSGSGNAIISFAS comes from the coding sequence ATGTCGATAGAATTGGCATTGTTGGCCGCGCACGTTCCGAGTCTCTGCTACGAGGAACGCGCTCCCGAATTTCAAAAGGAGCTGGTTAAAGGACTTCATATCATGAGGGAGCGTATCGAAAAAGCGAAAGCCGACGCGATTGTCTTGATTTCATGCCACTTTCCGACGACGTTTCATCATTACGTCGACGCAACGCCGCGGCATAGCGGCGTTCTGACGGCGATGGAGTGCCCGGACCTCATTTCGGACGTTCCGTATGATTATCCAGGGGATCAAGGATTAGCCGACGAGCTTGTAGCGGCTGGGCTCAGCGCGAATCTCCCGATTATCGGCGTGAACGATCCCACGTATATCTGGGACTACGGCACCGTCGTACCGCTGCGGTACTTGGCGCCGCAGCAGGACATCGCAGTCGTGAATCTATCCGTGTGCTTGGCGGCAAGCCTTGAGGAGACGTTCCGCTGGGGGCAGACGATTCGTGGAGTGCTGGAGAACAGCGATAAGAGAGCCGTCTTCGTGAGCAGCGGGGCGCTCTCGCATCGCTTGGTTCGCGGGCGGCATCATCGGCCGTCGCTGATGGAGAAAGCGCTGGACGATCAATTCGTAGAGTATCTCTTAACGGGCGATTACGCGACCGCTCGCGATACGCTGGAGCAATATTCCAAGCTCGCAGGTGTCGAATCCGGCGGGCGTCATCTCGCTGCCTTGCTCGGCGTGCTGGGCGACGGGCGCAAAGCGGAGTATTGGGGCTATGGACAATCGTCGGGCAGCGGTAATGCCATTATCTCATTCGCATCCTAA
- a CDS encoding fumarylacetoacetate hydrolase family protein, translated as MKLVTFRNPAGEERSGWIHGNGVVDMNKASGGKLPVRLLDLLNGFEAGMDLIRSLHRENIQPTHSLPEVTLLAPIPKPPSVRDFVSFETHIQNATRRTNQPMPQEWYEIPVFYFTNHHAIVGPDQPVQRPRKCAKLDYELELACVIGKEGRNIKASDADDYIAGYMIFNDWTARDLQAQEMKVNLGPAKGKDFATATGPYLVTKDELEPYRVNDRYDLEMKAFVNGKLLSQGNFKTVHYTFAQMIERASEDTTLYPGDVIGSGTVGFGCLLELGPETHRWLEPGDEVELTITGLGSLRNRVI; from the coding sequence ATGAAACTCGTTACTTTTCGAAATCCGGCCGGAGAGGAGCGCTCCGGGTGGATTCATGGAAACGGCGTCGTCGATATGAACAAGGCGAGCGGCGGAAAACTGCCGGTACGATTGCTGGATCTGCTGAATGGGTTTGAGGCCGGGATGGATCTCATCCGAAGTTTGCACCGGGAAAACATTCAGCCAACGCACTCGTTGCCGGAAGTCACACTGCTTGCCCCTATCCCCAAACCCCCTAGCGTGAGAGACTTCGTTTCTTTCGAGACCCATATTCAAAATGCGACGCGCCGCACGAATCAACCGATGCCGCAAGAATGGTATGAAATTCCGGTGTTTTACTTCACCAACCACCACGCTATCGTCGGACCGGATCAACCGGTTCAGCGTCCAAGAAAATGCGCCAAATTGGATTATGAACTGGAGTTGGCCTGCGTCATTGGCAAAGAAGGGCGGAATATCAAGGCTTCCGATGCGGATGATTATATTGCGGGATACATGATATTCAACGATTGGACGGCTCGCGACCTTCAAGCACAAGAAATGAAAGTAAATCTTGGTCCCGCGAAAGGGAAAGATTTCGCAACGGCCACCGGCCCTTACTTGGTTACAAAGGACGAATTGGAGCCGTATCGGGTGAATGACCGCTATGACCTCGAGATGAAGGCCTTCGTGAACGGAAAGCTGCTTTCGCAAGGCAACTTTAAAACTGTTCATTACACATTCGCCCAAATGATCGAACGCGCCTCGGAAGACACTACGCTCTACCCGGGGGATGTGATCGGTTCGGGCACCGTCGGCTTCGGATGTCTGTTGGAGCTTGGACCCGAGACGCATCGTTGGCTGGAGCCGGGCGACGAGGTCGAACTGACGATTACCGGACTGGGCTCCTTACGGAATCGTGTCATCTAA
- a CDS encoding acetyl-CoA C-acetyltransferase: protein MRKVVIVEAVRTAIGSFGGSLADVPAVELGAHVVREAVRRSGIDPIEVSEVIMGNVLQAGLGQNPARQAAIRGGLPESVPSYTVNKVCGSGLKAIALAVLSVAAGESEIVVAGGMENMSQAPHLLMQTRKGYRLGHGELVDSLISDGLWDAFYDIHMGITAENIAEKFRFSRTELDEFAARSQARAQSAQEEGRFQEEIVPYLVPRRKREPLTFDRDEGVKGDTTMEKLSALRPAFQSGGVVTAGNASTLNDGASAVLIMSGERAKRLGLKPMAVITSYASAGCDPRLMGLGPVPAVQATLQKAGWTMQDIDLFEMNEAFAAQALGVAVELGLPMERVNVNGGAIALGHPIGASGARIVTTLLHEMNKRDLKRGIAGLCIGGGQGMAMAFEREPQP, encoded by the coding sequence ATGCGGAAAGTCGTAATCGTCGAGGCCGTTCGGACCGCGATCGGTTCGTTCGGCGGCAGCTTGGCCGACGTTCCCGCCGTAGAACTCGGCGCGCATGTGGTTCGCGAAGCCGTCAGACGCAGCGGAATCGATCCGATAGAAGTTTCCGAAGTAATCATGGGGAATGTGCTGCAAGCCGGATTAGGTCAAAACCCTGCCAGACAGGCGGCGATTCGCGGCGGCTTGCCCGAGTCGGTTCCTTCCTACACGGTGAACAAGGTGTGCGGCTCAGGGCTGAAAGCCATTGCGCTGGCCGTCCTTTCGGTCGCTGCCGGGGAGTCGGAAATCGTCGTGGCAGGAGGAATGGAGAATATGAGCCAGGCGCCTCACCTGCTCATGCAAACGCGGAAGGGGTACCGGCTGGGCCATGGGGAGCTCGTGGACAGCCTCATTTCGGATGGATTATGGGATGCATTCTATGACATACATATGGGGATCACAGCGGAGAATATTGCGGAAAAGTTTCGATTTTCCCGAACGGAGCTGGATGAATTCGCGGCAAGATCCCAGGCGCGCGCACAGTCCGCTCAAGAAGAAGGAAGGTTTCAAGAGGAAATCGTTCCCTACCTTGTTCCCCGTAGAAAGCGAGAACCGCTTACGTTCGATCGGGATGAAGGCGTGAAGGGCGATACGACGATGGAGAAGCTTTCCGCTTTGCGGCCGGCATTCCAAAGCGGCGGCGTGGTGACGGCGGGAAATGCTTCTACCTTGAATGACGGAGCATCGGCTGTTCTAATCATGTCCGGCGAACGAGCCAAACGATTGGGACTGAAGCCCATGGCCGTTATAACTAGTTATGCATCCGCAGGGTGCGATCCAAGGCTGATGGGCTTGGGGCCGGTACCGGCTGTTCAGGCTACGTTGCAAAAAGCGGGATGGACGATGCAAGACATCGATTTATTCGAGATGAATGAGGCATTCGCAGCCCAGGCGCTTGGCGTGGCGGTCGAGCTCGGACTGCCGATGGAGCGGGTGAACGTCAACGGCGGCGCGATCGCCTTAGGGCATCCGATCGGCGCCAGCGGCGCGCGAATCGTCACGACATTGTTGCACGAAATGAACAAACGCGATTTAAAGAGAGGCATAGCCGGGTTATGTATCGGCGGAGGACAAGGAATGGCAATGGCATTCGAGAGGGAGCCGCAGCCATGA
- a CDS encoding MFS transporter has protein sequence MRASKKRRDKGIAEFSTNRKNVTAALFIAMFLASIEGVIVSLALPSIAKDLGMDHLMSWSVSIYFLFMVIGAPIFGFIADFYGRKAAFLSGAGLFMLGSALSGISTSMLQFIGFRAIQGAGAGALIPLTYTIIGDLYAYEERAKLLGWLTTIWGISGIVAPFSGGILIDYASWRWIFFFCLPFGFVSMLIFYQDYREKAGLATKHVNVVAILMFALGMAAFLLGISLLGEGYEWNEPALIGLFALSAVLLSLFFVRQRKSAFPLLPTRLFSIRLILFVNLTGFILNVIKVVYQFHLPLWFQEVLSKGATFAGLMLFPLSIAWPLASLAAGNLVGKVNAKSMTLTGALLIVAGSIGLACVQNSTPMWLYLVDISLFGLGIGLVTPLLTLLIQSSVDFAQRGTAIAANNFMRNMGQCIGIAVFGLILNMHATYAEGLKVVFLGMVPLACIALIMVIALPRRT, from the coding sequence ATGAGAGCTTCCAAGAAACGGCGGGATAAGGGAATTGCTGAATTCAGCACGAATCGAAAAAACGTAACGGCCGCTTTATTTATCGCAATGTTTCTCGCCTCCATCGAGGGAGTCATCGTGAGTCTCGCCTTGCCGTCCATCGCCAAAGATCTCGGCATGGATCATCTGATGAGTTGGAGTGTATCCATCTACTTCTTGTTTATGGTGATTGGAGCCCCGATCTTCGGTTTTATCGCAGATTTCTATGGTCGAAAAGCGGCATTTTTATCAGGCGCGGGATTGTTTATGCTAGGTTCCGCGCTTTCGGGAATCAGTACGAGCATGCTGCAATTCATAGGGTTTCGGGCAATTCAAGGGGCGGGAGCCGGTGCATTAATTCCGTTGACTTATACTATAATCGGCGATTTATATGCTTACGAGGAAAGGGCCAAGCTGCTTGGGTGGCTTACGACGATTTGGGGGATTTCGGGTATAGTAGCTCCCTTTTCGGGAGGGATCCTGATAGATTATGCATCTTGGCGATGGATTTTCTTCTTTTGTCTTCCTTTCGGCTTCGTTAGCATGCTGATTTTCTACCAGGATTATCGCGAAAAAGCGGGGCTAGCGACGAAGCATGTAAACGTTGTCGCCATCTTGATGTTCGCGCTCGGCATGGCGGCTTTTTTGCTCGGCATTTCATTGTTGGGTGAAGGTTACGAATGGAACGAGCCCGCTCTTATTGGCCTTTTTGCTCTGTCTGCCGTATTGCTATCCCTATTTTTCGTCCGTCAACGCAAGAGTGCTTTTCCCTTGCTTCCGACCCGGTTGTTTTCGATTCGCTTGATCTTGTTCGTTAATCTTACAGGTTTTATCTTGAACGTCATTAAAGTCGTTTATCAATTCCATCTTCCTCTGTGGTTTCAAGAGGTTTTGTCGAAAGGCGCGACGTTTGCAGGCTTGATGCTGTTTCCGCTCTCGATCGCATGGCCGCTGGCATCCCTCGCGGCGGGGAACTTAGTGGGGAAAGTGAATGCGAAGTCAATGACGTTGACAGGAGCTTTGCTCATTGTAGCAGGCAGCATCGGTTTGGCTTGCGTTCAGAATTCTACGCCGATGTGGCTGTATTTAGTCGACATCAGTTTGTTTGGATTGGGGATCGGTCTAGTTACGCCGCTTCTTACTTTGCTGATCCAATCGTCGGTCGACTTCGCGCAAAGGGGAACGGCAATAGCCGCCAATAACTTCATGCGGAACATGGGGCAATGCATCGGAATCGCCGTGTTCGGCTTGATACTGAATATGCACGCGACCTACGCGGAGGGCTTGAAGGTCGTGTTCCTCGGCATGGTCCCGCTAGCTTGCATTGCTCTGATTATGGTCATTGCATTGCCGCGGAGAACATGA
- a CDS encoding 3-oxoacid CoA-transferase subunit B translates to MDARTKIVKRAVREIHDGMYINLGIGMPTLVANEIPEHYQVMLQSENGLLGIGPYPFEEQLDPDLINAGKETVTAVKGAVFFDSAESFAMIRGGHIDLAILGGMEVSENGDLANWIIPGKMVKGMGGAMDLVHGAKKVIVVMEHVNKNGESKIKKTCTLPLTGERVVNRLITELAVFDFTETGMVLVEIMEGATLEEIQAKTEAAFTMKEGLE, encoded by the coding sequence ATGGATGCTCGCACGAAAATCGTAAAGCGGGCGGTTCGAGAAATTCACGACGGGATGTACATCAATTTAGGAATCGGGATGCCGACGCTGGTCGCAAATGAGATTCCAGAACACTATCAGGTGATGCTGCAGTCCGAGAATGGGTTGTTGGGAATCGGCCCTTACCCTTTTGAAGAGCAGTTGGATCCCGACCTGATCAATGCGGGGAAAGAAACCGTTACGGCCGTTAAAGGAGCCGTGTTTTTCGATAGCGCCGAATCGTTCGCAATGATCCGCGGCGGTCACATCGATCTTGCCATTTTAGGCGGAATGGAAGTGTCCGAGAACGGAGATTTGGCGAACTGGATCATCCCCGGCAAGATGGTTAAGGGGATGGGAGGCGCGATGGACTTGGTGCATGGCGCGAAGAAGGTCATTGTCGTCATGGAGCACGTCAACAAAAATGGAGAATCCAAGATCAAGAAGACATGTACGCTGCCGCTAACCGGAGAGCGGGTCGTGAACCGCTTGATTACCGAATTGGCCGTTTTCGATTTTACAGAAACAGGCATGGTGTTAGTCGAAATCATGGAAGGCGCTACCTTGGAGGAAATTCAAGCGAAGACCGAGGCTGCCTTTACAATGAAGGAGGGCCTGGAATGA
- a CDS encoding aldehyde dehydrogenase, which yields MRTITTKVMDCLHFIDGAFVPSANGRTFDNVNPATEDVIGTVAEGGAAEIDLAVKAAKRALNGPWKTMTANERIAVLRKVGDLILERKEELARLESLDTGKPSWLSGTIDIPRAAYNFHFFSDYIRTMTAETTQMDDVALNYAIRRPVGVVGLINPWNLPLLLLTWKLAPALAAGNTVVMKPAELTPMTATVLAEICRDAGVPDGVVNVVHGFGPNSAGSALVEHPDVNAISFTGETTTGKIIMASAAGTLKRLSYELGGKNPNVIFADSNLDEVIETTLKSSFINQGEVCLCGSRIYVESSAYDEFLAKFVARTKELKVGDPFDAKTKVGALISEEHYERVSGYIKLAQEEGGTILTGGKRPEGLERGYYLEPTIIVGLNRNCRVVKEEIFGPVVTVIPFDSEEEVLEQVNDTHYGLSASVWTNDLRRAHRVAGRIEAGIVWVNTWFLRDLRTPFGGMKQSGIGREGGVHSFEFYSELTNICIKL from the coding sequence ATGAGGACAATCACGACGAAAGTTATGGATTGCTTACATTTCATTGACGGCGCGTTCGTGCCGTCCGCGAACGGCCGAACGTTCGATAACGTCAACCCGGCGACGGAGGACGTGATCGGAACGGTGGCAGAGGGGGGCGCGGCGGAAATTGACCTTGCCGTCAAGGCGGCGAAGCGAGCGCTCAACGGACCTTGGAAAACGATGACGGCGAATGAACGCATCGCCGTGCTGCGCAAGGTCGGAGACCTGATCCTTGAGCGCAAGGAAGAATTGGCTAGGTTAGAATCGCTGGATACCGGTAAGCCTTCTTGGCTGTCAGGGACCATCGATATTCCGCGTGCGGCGTACAACTTTCACTTTTTCTCGGATTATATCCGCACGATGACCGCCGAGACGACGCAGATGGACGACGTCGCGCTCAACTACGCGATTCGTCGCCCCGTCGGGGTCGTCGGGCTTATCAACCCATGGAACCTGCCCTTGCTGCTCCTCACTTGGAAGCTGGCTCCGGCGCTCGCGGCCGGAAACACCGTTGTTATGAAGCCGGCTGAGTTGACGCCGATGACGGCTACGGTGCTTGCGGAAATTTGTCGGGATGCCGGCGTACCCGACGGCGTGGTTAACGTCGTGCACGGCTTCGGACCGAATTCCGCCGGGTCGGCGCTGGTCGAACATCCGGACGTGAACGCGATCAGCTTCACGGGGGAGACGACGACCGGCAAAATCATTATGGCGTCCGCTGCTGGAACGCTGAAGCGTCTGTCCTACGAGCTTGGCGGCAAAAATCCGAACGTCATCTTCGCGGATTCCAACCTGGACGAAGTGATCGAGACGACGTTGAAGTCGAGCTTCATTAACCAAGGAGAAGTTTGTCTTTGCGGCTCAAGGATTTACGTGGAAAGCTCCGCTTACGACGAGTTCCTGGCGAAGTTCGTCGCGAGGACGAAAGAGCTTAAGGTCGGCGATCCGTTCGATGCGAAGACGAAGGTCGGCGCGCTCATCAGCGAAGAGCATTACGAGCGCGTGAGCGGCTACATCAAATTGGCCCAAGAGGAAGGCGGCACGATCCTGACAGGCGGCAAGCGGCCTGAGGGGCTTGAGCGGGGCTATTATCTGGAGCCGACGATCATCGTTGGCCTAAACCGGAATTGCCGGGTCGTTAAAGAAGAAATCTTCGGGCCTGTCGTGACCGTCATTCCGTTCGACTCGGAAGAGGAAGTGCTGGAGCAAGTGAACGACACCCACTATGGACTCAGCGCTTCGGTGTGGACGAACGACCTGCGCCGCGCGCACCGGGTTGCGGGACGAATCGAAGCAGGCATCGTGTGGGTGAACACGTGGTTCTTGCGCGACCTGCGCACGCCGTTCGGCGGCATGAAGCAAAGCGGCATCGGACGCGAAGGCGGCGTCCACAGCTTTGAGTTCTACAGCGAATTAACCAATATTTGCATCAAACTTTAA